The DNA segment GGCAGAGGCAGGTACCATCCCACGGCTTCAGACACACCAATGCACTCCACGGTTGGAAGCCGGCACCACAAAATCAGATTAGATGGAatgacagaaaaggcaaaatgagaaagaatCTCAAAATGAGGAATTTTGCAGTTTCTCACAATGCAAAACCGAAGTAACCCACCATGCGGGGATGCAGGAATGGCACACCCCAGGACACACAGCTCTAGCAGGGTGCTTGTGGAGCAGTGGGACTGTGTCCTCTGGGCTCATCCCACGCTCAGCTTTTCCCGGCTGAGCGGGCACAGCATCCCAGCACAATCACCCTGAAAAGGGCGACAAGCCCCAGAGCAACTTCTGCTGTGACGCTTTGCAACAAGACCAGCCGTTTCAAACCTGCTGATTTAAGGAATCACTACCACTCCTCGTTTTGTAAATTCGTTGACTGGTGAACTTTAAGTTATTAATATTTCAGGGGAAGAGCAAGGCCCGCACTGCGCCATGGACTCCCACCCCATGAACAAGTGTGCTCTCATGGGGTGGGGAGCCTTCAGAAACACCAGCACCACGCTGGTCCTCCTCTGCTTCAGAGCACTGTCACAGACGATGGGTTTGGGGCAACGCGTTCATCATTGCAAAGGCTGATGCAGCAGAGCTCCTTTCCAGGGCAAAACCAGCGTGGAAAACACAACCGGTACAGTCAAACAAACAAATTGACCTGACGCTGCAAGGCAAACAACTCCTCTCTGAGgccattcatttttcatttcacccCCTCGCCAATCCTACAAGCAGGGTTtaaaaagagaatggaaaaggggaaaaaaaaccccaaacaaaacaaaccgCGTTCAGTACATTCAATgatttgcaattaaaaagagaaattatggTGTTTCTGAAGTCATATGCAGCATTCCCAAGCCACTGCTATTTCATTAGGCAAATCCAGGGCTGCACAAATACCCTCCTGTGGGCTCCTATTAATTACAATCATAGCCCAATGGAACACAGTCGTGCCTTTAACACGACCTGATTTAAACGGTTGCCAAATAAACTGTAACCACATCACAGGTAATTACTATTCATTTTCAGCACACTAAAAGTATTTCACTGGTCTATTAtaacggggaaaaaaaaaaagtcactggcACGGTGAAACTTTCCAACTGGGCTGCACAACACACCGCTGCCCTCCCAGCTGCGCCCGCCGGAGCCTTTGCCCAGCACCACGCAGAAATCCAGCCGAAACCTCAATTCTCTACTTGGGCAgaacccccaaacaaaaccaacttcaTCTCTCCAGATCCCTCGAATTCCGAGCAAAGTGCGAGCTCTGCTTTCGCCCAGGCGCGATGCATCCTGAAGCCTTGAGGCTTattgcaaagcaagaaaatctgGGGTtagaaaaagggggaaaagcagttctcgggagggaaggggagggatgCCGAGGGGGGGATGCTCCCGGCGCGGTGCCTTACCGCTGAAGAAGCTCTTGGCTCGGAGGTAGCCGGCGCTGAGGCGCAGGACAGACAGCTTGTCCAGCCCGGCCACCACCTCCTCGGGGAAGGGCAGCAGCCCCGCCAGCCGCTCCAGCTCCCGGTTCAGCCGCTCCCGGTGCCGCTTGGACGGGTTGGAGGTGCCGCCTTCGGCCGGCTCCGGCCGCACCCTGCCGGGCAGAGCCGCGTTACCGGGCGCCGGTCCCGGTCACatccgtgtccccccccccccgtccccccctccccaggacccTTCCCCTCGCCGCCCACTCACGCCCGGGGCACCGGCTTCCTCCGTTTGCGACCCGCGTACATGGCCGGGGCCGGCAGCGCGTcccccggcagccgccgccgccgcagaGCCCCGAGCGGGCTGCGGCcaccgccgcccggcccgcagccgcccgcggggagagggagcggggccgccccgcccccgcccccgccccgggagaggaggggctgggggtgggggggaatggGGATGTGGGGGCTTGAGGGCATTAGGAGGTGATGGGTGGGCGGGTGTGAGTGAGtcgcgggctgggggggggatgtgggagaTGATGGGTGGTTGGAACTAAGGGGGAGACGTGGGTGTGACGGCTGGTGGATGGAGGGTAAGGAGGgatggtgggtgggtgggggtagGTGGGGATGTGAGGTGCTGAAGGGCATTGGGAGGTGAGGGGGATGTGGGGGGGTGGCGGGTGGCTGGAGCTAAGGAGGAGAACACGGGGGCGATGGGGGGTAAGGAGAGatgatggatggatggatggatgggtgggtgggtgggggtaaGTGGGAATGTGGGGGGCTGAAGCGGATTGGGAGGTGAGGGGGGTGATAGGTGGTTGGAGCTAAAGAGGGATGTGGGGGTGATGGCTGGTGGATGGGAGTGAGGGGGGATGTGGGGAGAAGGACGGGTGGGTGGGGGTAAAGGGGAACATGGGAGATGATATGGGGCCGACAGGGACTGGGAGGTGaggggggatgtggggggctgaggggaaTTAGGGTGTGAGGGGAAATGTGGGGGGCTGAGAGGAGGATATGGGGGCAACAACAGCTGGATGGGAGTGAAGGGAAGAAGGGGGTATGGGGATGatgggagggaggtggggatgggggcaATGACAGGCAGGTAAGCAGGGATGTGAGGGGCTGAAAAGGAACTGGGAGGTGAAGGGGACATGGCAATGACAAGGCAGATGGAGGATgaggggaggaagcagagctgtgatCCCCACCACCCACCTGGGCGAGCGGTGGGAGCACTTGTGTCACTGCATCACCCTGGCATGCTGGGATGACTGTCAGGGTGACTGGGTGCACATCAGTGTGCATGTCCCTGCGCATGAGAGCGCCTGTGCACATGCGTGCGTGGCAGTGACACCCAGGAAGCTGTGCGTGTGTGTTGGCATCACAGGTGACCATGCCTCTGAGCCCCACCGCTGCACAGGGCAGTTGGGGGAGCAACAGGGGGACACTGTcacacctctgctgctgtgcacaCCCACAGTGGCTGGGGACAGTGAGAACGTGTGTCACAcacctgccctgggctgggcacaCATGGCTGCACTCTAACCTGGAGGCAGGGTGTGCGTGCATGCACCAGGCATGGTCACCCTGTCTCTGTCCTTCCAAAAATGCTCCACCAAGTCACAAGCAGCAACAGGGCCAGAGCACGAacacccagggcagcagcctgtggTTTCTTTGCCTGTAATATTGGAAGGCACCCACATGGCTGCATTGCCCCCCAAAATTACCCTGTACAAGGCAAAGCACAGCCCTTCCCCCATCTGcgctcccagccccatgcctCCCCGGGTGCAGGAGGGGGGCATGAGCCAGGACTGTCCTCCTTCAGCCAGCGCTCAAAGCAATTGGACTCTGGGTTAAGCCAAAAGCAGGCTTTTTCAAATACTTGCTCAGTCAAGAGGGAAATGAAGAGACACTGTTTCAGGTCAAAACAAATCATCAGCGCTATACAAAGCAAATCGCCCTTTAATACGTAACCAAATACAGGGGGTGAGTTTCAGGACATCTTTTTCTCCTCAGCATCATCTGTCTGCCAACAGCAATACAAAGAAATCATAAAGCGTAAAATGAGACACTGCCACGAAAATAGATgttatatgcacacacacaacgTAGGAGGAGGTAAGACACAAGTAACGCAGCACCAGGGGTCTCTCTTGGCCCCAACCAGCAGAGCCCGGCAgggtgccccctccccaaggCACACCTCTTGCAGGACCCTGGCCTGGGGCCATGCACTATTTCCCATCATCTTACACGTGCCAGGACAGCAAAGGCTGGTGAGTGGAGTCcatcctgctgctttttgggTCCATTGATGTGTAAGGCTCCCTATCATCACGAGTCAGCTCCTTGCCCCACCCTCGGTGCTCCTCCAAGGCCACTTCAGAGATGTCTGGCACATCTCCAGCATCGCTTggctcccagcctgcagccaggaCACTTCCTGAGCCCCATCTTGCCCTGTCAGCAGCCCCGGGAGCCCCAGCACAGTGAGACAAAGCAGGGCACAAAGCAAGAGACCTAGGGAGATCAGGCCACCCCACACCAGTACATGTGCAAGCCTGCTGCTGGGCTAGCCCTGCACTGATTACCTGATTTCACTTGCTCGGCAAACTAAACGCTTAATGGTGTGAGAGGCAGATGTGATGCTCAGGGTGGCAGGTGCGAGGGGGGAAGATGTGGAGGCCCCCAGTTACTCTGACCAAGCTGGCTTGCTGTGTCTGACCTTGAATCACACCACACACCTACCACATACCTCCCATCAGGTTTCCCCTGATGGATCTGGGAGAATTtgccccatggcaggggggaaaaaaaaaaaaagaaaaaaaaaaagaagtcacatCTTAGGttaaaaaagtacaaaagaaagagaattcaATGAAGTGGTTATGCTGGTCTCCAGGACAAAGGTTTGAAAAGCACAAAGTTGGTCCAAAGTGGAGAGGTAGAAGACAGTCACTGCATCCCTTTCTGCCGTTCTCACTGCTTTGGCAAAACCACACCACCCTGAGCAACTGCAGGAGTAAACCCCATCACCCCTCTGCCTGACGGCACAGCGGAGAAGGCAACGACAAGCCAGTCACAAATGCAAGGGGCGTTTGGTTGGAGcttccccaccctgctgcccagAAAGGTCACAACAGCTTGATACCTGCTTCTCCCAAATtctccaggaaagctgctgaAGAGCCCAAAACCCTGACCTGCCTCTGCTCTCACCAACTCCACCTCCCACAGAGACCCTTCAGATGCTGCTGAGCTTCTCCAAGTGCTTGGTAGCATCCCCTTTCCTAAAGGAACTACATCACCATGAgcttgggaggaggaggggagatggagagctcaggagggagggagcaaggAGCAAAGCAGAGGGACTCAGGCAGGCTGAGATGATGCAGGGGACTGAACAGCAATGTGACAAGGGTGGTCCACTCATACAGGTGATGAGGAGACCATGCTGCATTGAGAAACAGCAATTCAGTGCTACACACCTGTAAGGCAGCAGGTCCATCTGCAAGAGGCTGCAATGAGTGCGCAGGCCAGCAAGCAGGGTCCTTCCTCGGACCCCGAGTCTGAGAAACCTCCCCACGGGCATGGCTGCGTCTCCCTGAAAGtatcataggaaaaaaaaccccaaaaccaaaagacaaaaaacccaataaattACTTCATCCTAGACTGCCTGAAAGCTCTGCTAGGGCACCTCGTTTCaggcactggaagaaaaaatccTGAACAACCAAGAAGCATGGAGCACCACTCACAGATGTGCACGGCCAGAAGAGCTCGTAATTGCAGGTGGGTTTTCAAAACGTGGCTCCTAGTTCACAGTAAGGCTTCAAACCAGGCTGCCCACGAACGATGCTGTGCCTGCATTCCCCTGGCACCACCCCTCCCTCCATCCATGCGAGCTGGTGCACCCCTCAGGTCCTGCAGCCCTCACACCTCACCTTGGGCTGGACCTCGCAGGCGCAGCGTGGCTGCCCGCCGGCAAAGGATGCTGATGGGAAGCCAGGGCCCCGCTCAGAGGAGGGCAGTGCTTCTGCACCCACCTttgcagggagagctgctgggcaCCTCAAAACTGAGCCTGGTGAGGAACATGATGCTCCACGGTGGCTCTCACTGAGGCAAGGCAAagcacccagctgctggggaagggatATTTTAGCAGCATCCCTAAGAAAGCTGCTCTCAAAAAGGCTACTTCTATACTGGCACTCAGGCAGCACAATGTGGTCcagctggtgggtgctgggacCCGTGTTGGACCCCAGCAGGAGCCCGCTGTGTTGCACTGAACCTGCCCCGCTGCATCTCTgaggagctgccccagcctgcagcagccacgGCTGGCGCTGCGTGAGCCGCTTGTCCTCTCGGAgcgctgcctgctcccctgcccagGAAATGCTGGGCTCTAGGTGGGGTATGAGCGGCTGTTTGGGGATGCCACCATCCCCTGACAGCTGGCTGACTCCTAAGGGTGCTGATGCTCGTGCAGGGAGAACAGCCTCCTCATCACAGaggtccccagccccagagaACAAGGATTCATGCAAGCCCTGTGCAGGGCAAGGAGCAGGCTGGGAGGGCAGTAaccacagcccagcccccaGGGAGCTCTCggggctgccagccagcagagTTTGTGAACCCATGTGCGTTCCTGACACTTCCAGCTGCTTCGGAGCTACGGCCATCCAGGCCTCTGGTGGGCAACATCCAGGAGAAGCACTCTGGCCCAAAGCATTAGCTGGGTTTGCCTGGACCAGGACACTGTGCCACTGAGTCACCAGCGTGTTTGAGTGCAACGGAGGTGGGCAGCTTGAGCCCACCAGCTTGCACCCGGGCTGGCTCTGATCATTAGGAATAGTGTTATCTACAGGAGCAGAGGTAGCAACCTCTGCCTGAAGCACTTGTCCCGGGTTTGCCAGCTGAAGTGCTACAGAGGACTTGCTGCTGGAGACCAGGACATCCAGAACAGTTCCCCCCATCAGCCTGGCTGAGTGAAACAGGACCTGCTGTTctggctgagcagtgctgacCTCAGATGTAATGGAGACTAGAGAGACCACAGCATCTTGGCCTTGTGCACcaggtgcctggggctgtggtgggccttgAAAAGCTGAATTCATTGCCCGGCAGTGCTGGAAATGAGCCGCAGCACTGTTTTCCTCATCGCAGAGTGATGCACGGCAGTGCGGGAAGTCCATGCTCTTCCCAGCATCCTCACTGAGGAGCATCTGCTCCTCATAGGGCACCACCTCGGTGGCCAGCCTCTCGCCACCCTCCTGAGCTGGCGGCTCCTCTGCACCCAAGCTGAGCAGAGCCTCCTCCCAGCGCTGCAGTTCTGCATTGTCCACGTTGAGGCTCTGGAGGGTCTGGCAGATGTTTCCATTCACCTTGCTCTTCTCAAAGAGTGTTTCTATAACAACCAGGAGGGAGTCGCTGTGCTCTCTGGCATCACCAGCTTCCTCATTCTGGCTCAGTCCAGTGGGCTCAGCAATGACATCTGGCAAGGAGAACTGAGGCACATCAGTGTGGGAGATGTATATGGATGCATCTTGCTTCATCATGGCCCCAAGAAGAGAGTTGGGGTCTACTGAGCGCTGCTTTGAGTGCGAGTTTGCTTGTGTCTGCAACTCCTCCTTAGCCTGGAAGGAGTCCAGGAATTCGGGAAGGTCATTCCCGTACAAGACTGCTTCCCCCGTGGCAAAGCtaaaaggcagctgcaggtttCTCTTCCGCAGATGTTCCTCCCCTTCTTCATTCCTtcagggcagaggggaaaaaaagatggaaacagCATGAGCCCCTCCTCTGAGCCAGGCAAAAATCACCCTGCCAACCGTGAGACAGGAGCTCACAGCCTGCCCTggcttttctaaagaaaagggtgctgggctgagctggctATGATGATGCTGGTGGAGGACCAGGGCTCTGGGGAGCCCACGGGGAGGTGTGCGTGGCTGAGGGAAGGGCTGTGTGTCCAGGGCTCACCCCAGGCAGGGTGAGTGTGTCTGCAACCCCCTTGTCAGAGCTGTTTCACTCATGCCCACCTGCTACAGGAGGGCACGTGCTGCAAAGTGCCAACCATGCAACCCAGCCGCCCTTTCCTCCACCCTCACTGCTTCCACATGCCTTGGGCAGCACCACGGCCACCCACGCCAAGAGCAGGCGAAGGCAGCTGGGGATCTGGTGATACTCACGACAGGGCTCGCTGCCGGGCAATGATGCAGTCGGGTTTGCCTGCTTTGTACACCAGCCGGGCATTGGCCTGCACCCACACCCAGCCACCTTTCTTGGTCAGCAGCCGGAAAACCGTCAGCCCGCTCTCCCCTGTCTTCAtcactggggcagggagagaagagaggCGGCACAGACACGGTTACTCCGCGGGTGCAGACAAATGGCACGTGCAAGAGGCCACAAGGTTGAGCATCACCTTGCACCCGTGCGACGGGGGAGGAAGATGCAGGACGCAGCCAGCACATGATGCCACgtgctgtgctgtccctctgccagctccctgagCAGGTATGACACCCAGGAGGGGAGAGCCTTTATCACAGCCGCCTCAGACCGGGGACAGCCCACCTGCTGAGGAGCAATGGTACTGGCACAGCCAGAACTGCACTGGTACCAGGGAGCCGCAAGGGCTCCCACAAACGCACCCACCCCGACGGCCCCTCCAGACAGCGCCGCTGCTCCCCCCAGCACTCACTTCTCACGTGGTTCTCCGCACAGTGCATCATGTCAGCCACGTGCACAAACTGGTACCCGGACCCCCTCCTGCACAGCTCCGTTTCCGTGTACCCCAGGACAACCTTCCCCCTGCAAACAGTGCAGAAACACAATGACACCAGGAGTGGATCCCCCACTTGCATCCCACCAGCCAGACGTGATCCCCTGCCCAGAGCGCAGGCAGCTAGCCAAAGCCTCCCGCTTTGGGGGGGGTGCAGCTCTCCATCCTGGGCTGAGCCACATCCCCTCTTCCACAAAACCACCCATGCTGGGTGTTTGCTAAGCTAAACCACAACAACCAAGAAGCACTGGTGCCCAGTTAATCTGCTCCCCATGTTGATGGAGGGCGGCAGCAGATGGAGCAGAGGTATTTAAAGGATgcgtagatgtggcacttagggacctggtttagtggtgggcttggcagtgctgggttaacagctggactcaatgatcttaaaggtctctCTCGACATAAAGGATTTTATGATTCCATGGCAAAAGCATCAGACACcttgctgtgggagctgggtCAGAAGTGCCCTGTTCCTACAGGCTCTGGTTTTCTGCCCAGCGCCAGGGATTTTGCCACGAGGAAGGTGAGAGATGTCCTACCGGGAATCACAGGCCACGGGAGTGAAGTCCAGCTTGTGCTTTGTCTGGAAGATCAGCATCTTGGTCCGAAGCTCCAGGATGGAGAGCGGCTGGAGGAGAGTCGCGACGGCGAAGAGAGCAAGCGGTGACTTGTCCAATGCTGACTTCTGCTGCCCCAGAAGGAATTTCAAGCGCCCGCGGAAATTCAAGGCCTTAGAGGGGATTAGAAAACGTGGCTGTGAAACAAACAGGGTGATGGGGACTGGCTGTGCTCCCACCCCCATGGGACACGAGCGGTCCCTCGGGAACACACTAGGGGCAGAGGGGTGTCCGGGTGCTGGGCTGCGTTACCAGAAATCCCGAGGAGTTATCCAGCAAGCAGCGGAAGCGGCAGGTGAAGCTCCTCTCCACAAAGGAGGGCTTCTCAGGAtggaggtgctgggggctggaCACAGCGCTGCATCCAGCCAGCAGCGGCTGCTcgctgggagaggctgggaaagcaaagggaaaaggaagctTTCCAAGCTGTGCACCTCAAGCTCATGGCCACCTGCTCCTGGTGAAGACTGCTGCTCAAGTGAACCCATGATCTTCACAAGAGGGGTAAGACCTTGCCATGGGAAATTACCAGTTCACAACAGTTTCTGGTCCCTTGCCTCTCAGAGAGGAGCAAGGCAAGCCGCCCTCACTGAAATAGATGGATTTCAAATGCTGAAAAGCTGAGAGGTTTGAGGGAAGCAtccctgcccctccagcacaACAAAAACCAGCACGTCACCACTGTTGGCTGCTTTTGGTGGCAGGTGGCCATGTCAAGCCCCGCGATAGCTGTGAGTTCCAGAGGGAGGCTACGGGATGCTCCTTagcacagggctgtgcttgGTGGCTATAAATGCCACCAGGAGGGTTTTCCAGCAGAGGGTGGCCATGCAGATGTGGCTGGCTGGTCCCCAGGGACCGCCCCACACTCACCATCATCATCagcaggctgggtgctgccaggcaCCGGGGCTCTGTGCAGCTGGTGGCGGAAGGCAGCTCTGTCGTCCGTATGGATCAGCTCATACACGCTCTGGTAGATGAGATCCGACTGGAATgacacaaggggaaaaaagcatcgACTTCTGCCCAGCCTGGCAAAGATGTCTGGAGGAGGACAGGGCAGTAggctttccttttatttcctaattatttttttccagacttaTATGGGGTTTCTTGCTATTTGAAAAAAGGGTTTTATAAGTTTTTTTATTCCAAACCAGTGGGAATCTGTATCCCAGTGCAAACCATCCTCCTTTGGTGGACCACCAGGAAAGACAGACATGCTGATGCTGGGAAGGTTGCCCTCACAGCAGAAACACCAGCAATTCCTCACACCTCCTGCTCCCAACACAGCCCCCTTCTTCTAGGGCCATGCCTTGGACCAGCCTTTCCCATCCCGGTCCTGCATGCTGTGGTGGTCAGCACAGTCCTGCTAAGCTCACAGGTAGCTCAAGCCACCAACTGCCATGTCCCGGCCCTCAGAAACACACCATAGCAGAGCCTCCTGCTTAACCAGACATACCAGTACCTTGAGAAGACCGGTCCCTGACTGACAGCTGTTTTGACTTGGGGCATCAGCCCACGAGGATCCCAGTGAGCTGGGAAAGGGTACAAacagaggacaaagaaaaaaccacatcAGTGTCTGCAGGTGCAGGAGGAACCCATGCAGTGAAATGGGTTTAGCAGTCTCACAGCCCTCCTGTTGACTCAGCCCTTTGGCCAAAGGAGCTGAACATCAGGGGAATCAGAGCTAACAGGGTGGATATGGGGAGAGACCTCCTTTTCCTTGGCATTCCATGTAACCCATGGCACTTCAGGGCACTGACACTTCTCACCGGCAAGATACCCTCAGCCCTCCGTAAGTGGGAGCATATGGGCCCAGCAGCACGAGACAAGAAAAATCTCACACCCCTCTTCCACACAAAGACAAGAAGATACAGAGCCTGCCATTGCTCAGCTTGCATCTGTTCCCACTAAAGTCACAAGCATGTTTGTTGGCTTCCACAGCCCCCAAAGAACATGACTCATTTGAAAACATACATCAAAAATGACCCGAGGGAGCCGTGCAGGGAGAAGAAAGCCCCTGGCATGGCTCTCAGCGCCTCCTTCCCAGACCTGGAGTGCATCCATCTGTTTACAGCCAGGAAAAAACAGTACCCACCTGATGAAAGCCCAGGTAGTCCTGCACAGTAGGGGAGATGTAGAAGATGTAGCCATCTCCTGTCACGGCGATGACAAATCCATTGAGTGCCTGAAAGCAGAAGTTAAGCCCGGAGTTACTCTCCCTAGCTTCAATCAGCTGAAAGATGAACGTCTTCAGGTGTTTCTTCAGCATTTGGGGACAAAAAGGGACCTTCTTCATCAACAAGAAACCCCACAAAAAGGAAAGCACCTTGTGACCATACAAGACTTTTAATTCTGGTTagctggggtttggttttttggttgttttttttttttttgtgggtttggtttttctttttcttttgtgtggttttttttttttttcttcagtgttagCATGAGCAATGATCCAAGCTGGACTGACACCTTTTTCTAGAGCCATCACTGAAGCCCTCTCACTGCAGGCCAGCTCCTGTACCAGGAGGTACCAGCTAAGCTGAGGTTTCATGGAGGACCTAGAGTTAGTTACCTCCTCTCCGGCTGTACCAGCTGGGTATAGCTATACTCTTCTAGCATCctgattttctttaacaaatcTGCCTATAACTTCAATAATAAGTGGCAACCGGTTGTGCAGAGGGAAGGACGACTGCCCTGAGCCATGCAGGACCCTGGTGACTCCAGGAGGAGCCTAGCATCGGTTCAAGCGCAATGGAGCCTCCAGAGATAGTAACCAAACTGCAGCCAGTCACTGACCTGACCTATTTATCCACTCATTCATTTTAAGGATGACCTCCAAAAACACTTCAGGCCTTGCTCCTCACCCTGAATTTTACAGTTAAGAGGTTATACcagctttttctgcatttctgtatgtCTTCTCACAGTTTCTCCAATCACCCCCCAAAACCTGCCTTTTAACCCTTAGCACCCGAGGACATTGCTGTCCCTCAGACTCCTGCTCTCAGCTCCAAGGGTACATGAACAGCTCATCACCGAGTACACGAAGCAAGACCAAAGCCAGTCACCGTTATCATTCAAAGGTGGTAACCGAGCTCAAAAAACACACCTACCTTGAAAGCAAAAGAGGTGGGAAAATCTGGAAACTCAGATCTCAGATTTGTGAAATCCCCGATGTCACATCTGTGACGCCTTGACGTGGCACAGCCTGGTCCATACAAGCATGCAGACTGTTCGACACCTCTTTGAGGGGCAACAGCTTCCTGTTCTCATCAGTATTCCATCACACAGGACCACAACCTCTTCTGATTTTGTTCTTGTTCCTGACAAACAACTCAAGAGGTCCCATTGCTCGAGATGTTTGTCAGGAGCAAACCCCATTGCCCCTCACATATGTCCTGGCATTGAACTCCCACTACGAGGCACCATACTGGGAAAATTACTCTCCTCTTGCCGATATTCTAGATGGCTTTAAACACAACCCCCCTAAAtctctataaaaaaaaaccccacacctttGTGCTCATACCCTCTGCCAGCTTCATTTCTCACCTTGCACTCTGTGATTACATATGGATGGCCTGCAGCTAAATCCATACCCAACTGGTAGCTCCTTGCTTGAAAAAGACCAAGCCCACACCAAATTAAGAGAAACTATTGCAAAACTATAGGAGATCatggctgggatggagggaggggagcTCACACATCTAGTGAATACCCAGAAAAAGAGGCAAGAGGAAGATCCAGAGATACCTGGTGGTTTCTGGCTGTTTTCCTCCAAAAGGAAAGCACTGCACTAGATAGTCATTCATACCCCCTGCTCTTGTCTGCAATACATTTGATTAGCGAATAGAAGGAGagaaattaggaaaagaaaaccctaaGTGGAACTCTGTTTAATCAGGATGCAGGTAGAAGTCTCAGCAGATCCCATAAGCATCAGGCCAGGACCTGCCACAACTATGGACTGTGCCCTCGCTGCCCAACTCTGCCACGCTGAGCTGCCCCCGGGGGGGGGACCACGGGGATGTGTCGCTTGCTTCAGACCAA comes from the Falco peregrinus isolate bFalPer1 chromosome 8, bFalPer1.pri, whole genome shotgun sequence genome and includes:
- the LOC101924061 gene encoding aryl hydrocarbon receptor isoform X2, with amino-acid sequence MYAGRKRKKPVPKSPKPPPPEGVKSNPSKRHRDRLNQELSKLMGLLPFPEDVRTRLDKLSILRLTVGYLKVKSYLMATATNTGDRMLDQPRGPGGNSWTDPQVDRELFPEGELLLQALNGFVIAVTGDGYIFYISPTVQDYLGFHQSDLIYQSVYELIHTDDRAAFRHQLHRAPVPGSTQPADDDASPSEQPLLAGCSAVSSPQHLHPEKPSFVERSFTCRFRCLLDNSSGFLALNFRGRLKFLLGQQKSALDKSPLALFAVATLLQPLSILELRTKMLIFQTKHKLDFTPVACDSRGKVVLGYTETELCRRGSGYQFVHVADMMHCAENHVRMMKTGESGLTVFRLLTKKGGWVWVQANARLVYKAGKPDCIIARQRALSNEEGEEHLRKRNLQLPFSFATGEAVLYGNDLPEFLDSFQAKEELQTQANSHSKQRSVDPNSLLGAMMKQDASIYISHTDVPQFSLPDVIAEPTGLSQNEEAGDAREHSDSLLVVIETLFEKSKVNGNICQTLQSLNVDNAELQRWEEALLSLGAEEPPAQEGGERLATEVVPYEEQMLLSEDAGKSMDFPHCRASLCDEENSAAAHFQHCRAMNSAFQGPPQPQAPGAQGQDAVVSLVSITSEVSTAQPEQQVLFHSARLMGGTVLDVLVSSSKSSVALQLANPGQVLQAEVATSAPVDNTIPNDQSQPGCKLVGSSCPPPLHSNTLVTQWHSVLVQANPANALGQSASPGCCPPEAWMAVAPKQLEVSGTHMGSQTLLAGSPESSLGAGLWLLPSQPAPCPAQGLHESLFSGAGDLCDEEAVLPARASAPLGVSQLSGDGGIPKQPLIPHLEPSISWAGEQAALREDKRLTQRQPWLLQAGAAPQRCSGAGSVQHSGLLLGSNTGPSTHQLDHIVLPECQYRSSLFESSFLRDAAKISLPQQLGALPCLSESHRGASCSSPGSVLRCPAALPAKVGAEALPSSERGPGFPSASFAGGQPRCACEVQPKVRCEGCRT
- the LOC101924061 gene encoding aryl hydrocarbon receptor isoform X1; protein product: MFYCCGCTEVNAGFGKNLSDRPCLVKLSFASSSPKPPPPEGVKSNPSKRHRDRLNQELSKLMGLLPFPEDVRTRLDKLSILRLTVGYLKVKSYLMATATNTGDRMLDQPRGPGGNSWTDPQVDRELFPEGELLLQALNGFVIAVTGDGYIFYISPTVQDYLGFHQSDLIYQSVYELIHTDDRAAFRHQLHRAPVPGSTQPADDDASPSEQPLLAGCSAVSSPQHLHPEKPSFVERSFTCRFRCLLDNSSGFLALNFRGRLKFLLGQQKSALDKSPLALFAVATLLQPLSILELRTKMLIFQTKHKLDFTPVACDSRGKVVLGYTETELCRRGSGYQFVHVADMMHCAENHVRMMKTGESGLTVFRLLTKKGGWVWVQANARLVYKAGKPDCIIARQRALSNEEGEEHLRKRNLQLPFSFATGEAVLYGNDLPEFLDSFQAKEELQTQANSHSKQRSVDPNSLLGAMMKQDASIYISHTDVPQFSLPDVIAEPTGLSQNEEAGDAREHSDSLLVVIETLFEKSKVNGNICQTLQSLNVDNAELQRWEEALLSLGAEEPPAQEGGERLATEVVPYEEQMLLSEDAGKSMDFPHCRASLCDEENSAAAHFQHCRAMNSAFQGPPQPQAPGAQGQDAVVSLVSITSEVSTAQPEQQVLFHSARLMGGTVLDVLVSSSKSSVALQLANPGQVLQAEVATSAPVDNTIPNDQSQPGCKLVGSSCPPPLHSNTLVTQWHSVLVQANPANALGQSASPGCCPPEAWMAVAPKQLEVSGTHMGSQTLLAGSPESSLGAGLWLLPSQPAPCPAQGLHESLFSGAGDLCDEEAVLPARASAPLGVSQLSGDGGIPKQPLIPHLEPSISWAGEQAALREDKRLTQRQPWLLQAGAAPQRCSGAGSVQHSGLLLGSNTGPSTHQLDHIVLPECQYRSSLFESSFLRDAAKISLPQQLGALPCLSESHRGASCSSPGSVLRCPAALPAKVGAEALPSSERGPGFPSASFAGGQPRCACEVQPKVRCEGCRT